From a region of the Paenibacillus sp. FSL R10-2734 genome:
- a CDS encoding extracellular solute-binding protein, which translates to MNVAKRKLVLLLPVLLSLVTLVSACGGSNTNAGKTAEPTAEVQKATEAPAKEGKTVGGLQLPIVSDKLDLSLWSPSGGNFRGTNFNEKLSFQQMEENTNIHIDFQHSTEASAEAFSLLMSSGKLPDIIYNDLWGTDSGKYGTQGALLPLEDLIEKNAPNFKKILDDNPDIRGQITSPEGHIFYLPNLVLDSQDLTQMFPQVRKDWIEKLGLSMPETTEDWYNMLKAFREQDANGNGKKDEIPLVTVNLENIMMLFAPAFGVDYGFFVDNGQVKYGPNDPRFKDVVTYLHRLYDEQLLDPNYLVDTTFQTLTEKVTTDVAGAWFGWSGSYMGNFTTLMEGKHPTFKIAPATPPKGPNGDQRHVSFRWQAAAHGLAVSSRTEHPEEVMKWLDYQYSEEGILLNNFGVEGKSYDLVNGEPIYKKEVTHPSNGLTNTQELLNHTIGGGSWATVADTRYAEQIREANGQTENPLELYSDYIDFDSKLPPVQFTTEENDVVVPLMADIQTYVAETINAMIMGRQKIEDYDKVTAQLEKMGINDVLKEYQVAYERFKGK; encoded by the coding sequence ATGAATGTTGCTAAAAGGAAGTTAGTTCTCCTGCTGCCTGTCCTGTTGTCACTAGTTACACTCGTATCTGCTTGCGGCGGCTCGAATACGAATGCGGGCAAAACCGCAGAACCAACTGCGGAGGTTCAGAAGGCTACAGAAGCTCCCGCTAAGGAAGGTAAAACAGTAGGCGGTCTGCAGCTCCCGATTGTCTCAGATAAGCTTGATCTTTCACTTTGGTCACCAAGCGGCGGCAATTTCAGAGGAACTAATTTTAATGAGAAATTATCCTTTCAGCAAATGGAAGAGAACACTAACATTCATATCGACTTTCAACATAGTACAGAAGCCAGTGCGGAAGCCTTCAGTCTATTAATGTCATCTGGTAAGCTGCCCGACATTATCTACAATGATCTATGGGGCACAGATTCCGGAAAATATGGTACACAAGGAGCGCTGCTTCCTCTGGAAGATTTAATTGAGAAAAATGCGCCAAACTTCAAGAAAATCCTCGACGACAACCCGGATATCCGGGGACAAATCACTTCGCCTGAAGGCCACATTTTTTACCTACCTAATCTCGTTCTTGATTCACAGGATCTCACTCAAATGTTCCCGCAAGTGCGGAAAGACTGGATAGAGAAGTTAGGTCTATCTATGCCTGAAACTACAGAAGATTGGTATAACATGCTCAAGGCATTTAGGGAGCAGGATGCCAATGGAAATGGTAAGAAGGATGAAATTCCACTAGTCACAGTCAACTTGGAAAATATCATGATGTTATTCGCGCCTGCCTTTGGCGTCGACTACGGATTCTTTGTGGATAATGGCCAAGTAAAATATGGCCCGAACGACCCAAGATTCAAGGATGTTGTAACCTATCTACACCGACTTTACGATGAACAGTTGCTCGACCCGAACTATCTGGTGGATACCACATTTCAGACACTGACGGAGAAGGTGACTACCGATGTCGCAGGGGCATGGTTTGGTTGGTCTGGCTCCTACATGGGGAACTTTACTACTCTAATGGAAGGCAAACATCCAACCTTCAAGATTGCTCCGGCAACTCCACCTAAAGGACCAAATGGTGATCAACGACATGTCTCCTTCCGCTGGCAGGCAGCAGCACATGGATTGGCGGTCTCCTCGCGGACTGAGCATCCTGAGGAAGTGATGAAATGGCTGGATTATCAATACTCAGAAGAAGGCATTTTGCTGAATAACTTTGGAGTTGAAGGCAAGTCGTATGATCTGGTAAACGGAGAACCGATTTATAAGAAAGAAGTAACTCATCCTTCCAATGGTCTGACGAATACGCAAGAGCTGCTGAACCATACGATCGGGGGTGGAAGCTGGGCTACGGTAGCGGATACCAGATATGCTGAACAAATCCGAGAAGCTAACGGGCAGACAGAAAATCCACTTGAGCTATACAGTGACTATATTGATTTCGACAGCAAGTTGCCTCCAGTTCAATTCACAACAGAAGAAAACGATGTAGTTGTTCCGTTGATGGCCGATATTCAGACCTATGTAGCCGAAACAATCAATGCCATGATCATGGGGCGTCAAAAGATTGAAGACTATGACAAAGTAACTGCGCAGCTAGAGAAGATGGGAATTAACGATGTGCTAAAAGAGTACCAGGTAGCATACGAGCGCTTTAAAGGGAAATGA
- a CDS encoding extracellular solute-binding protein encodes MNNKSGRHSFRERLDHMVGKLRTDILSGVLQPGAYLPAESTLAKQFELSNKSVRRGLDILVQEGLIVKIDRVGSMVMESVQERIRIHFGCSSSLSKDFLLDDLIGEFHRLHPGIHILPLALNDFDHVNSAVEMINNGMLDAVSLNSTQFQEMAENGAAELLESLDPDPELYPIATEAFYHEEQLYAYPISFSPVVLCYNKAHFREADLPEPDSYWTWDDLIEAARQLAEKRGRHAIYFVPASENRYSVFLLQSGIQTVADGAEHRTLSPETANSLSVYSRLVNNHQIFPKYLAGNHEDETISLFVQEQVSMILTTFFNLNEFKELKLDYDLAPLPRLKTKDPQKTLLVTIGAAVVGNSRQKEAARQFVSFLASAEAQKIIRERTVSIPARKRIAEMSITDHLNRPSRYLMYRELFPTFSYLKDLGLPIADLKSFRKLLNAYWSKMIDEATLHEELSVLISEQDDTVQMI; translated from the coding sequence ATGAATAATAAATCAGGTCGTCATTCCTTCCGAGAGCGATTGGATCATATGGTGGGTAAACTTCGTACGGATATTCTAAGTGGAGTTCTACAGCCCGGTGCTTATCTTCCAGCAGAAAGTACATTAGCCAAGCAATTTGAGCTAAGTAATAAATCGGTCAGAAGAGGGCTGGATATACTCGTTCAGGAAGGTCTTATTGTCAAAATCGACCGGGTCGGAAGCATGGTTATGGAATCCGTACAAGAGAGAATCCGCATTCATTTTGGCTGCAGTTCCTCGTTGTCCAAGGACTTTCTGCTGGATGATCTGATTGGCGAATTTCATCGGCTACATCCGGGCATCCATATCCTGCCGCTGGCCTTGAATGATTTTGACCATGTGAATTCTGCTGTGGAGATGATCAATAATGGGATGCTCGATGCCGTATCGCTGAATAGTACACAATTCCAGGAAATGGCTGAAAATGGAGCGGCGGAACTGTTGGAATCGCTTGATCCCGATCCCGAATTATATCCAATTGCGACAGAAGCTTTCTATCATGAAGAACAGTTGTATGCCTATCCGATTTCCTTCTCCCCTGTGGTACTTTGTTACAACAAGGCCCATTTTCGGGAAGCAGATCTGCCGGAACCGGATAGCTACTGGACCTGGGATGACTTGATTGAAGCGGCTCGTCAGTTAGCTGAGAAACGTGGACGCCATGCGATTTATTTTGTACCTGCTTCCGAGAATCGTTATTCCGTATTCCTGCTGCAGAGCGGGATTCAAACTGTGGCAGACGGGGCCGAACACCGTACACTTAGTCCAGAGACGGCGAATAGCCTCAGTGTGTATAGCCGGCTCGTGAACAACCATCAGATTTTCCCTAAATACCTTGCTGGAAATCATGAAGATGAGACGATATCTTTGTTTGTCCAAGAGCAGGTTTCAATGATTCTGACGACATTTTTTAATTTAAACGAATTCAAGGAGTTAAAGCTGGACTATGATCTTGCACCGTTACCTAGGCTGAAAACAAAGGATCCACAGAAGACGCTGCTTGTGACGATAGGGGCGGCCGTGGTCGGAAATTCAAGACAAAAGGAAGCGGCTCGCCAATTCGTCAGCTTCCTTGCTTCCGCAGAAGCGCAGAAAATCATCCGGGAACGTACGGTAAGTATTCCAGCTCGAAAGCGGATCGCAGAGATGAGCATCACGGATCATTTGAATCGTCCTTCGAGATATCTGATGTATAGAGAGTTATTTCCCACCTTCTCATACCTTAAGGATTTAGGTCTTCCGATAGCTGATCTCAAAAGCTTTCGTAAATTGCTGAACGCTTATTGGTCAAAGATGATTGATGAGGCTACACTTCATGAGGAATTGAGTGTCCTAATTTCGGAACAGGATGATACTGTCCAAATGATTTAA
- a CDS encoding IS3 family transposase, producing the protein MSDRKKSSAHLQQTKELRFQFIEKHRSEFHLEKMCMSLQVSRSGYYKWRLEKTNTQKLRRTAIMKRIQYHFADHHKRYGSPKITVLLHQEGYTITERTVSVYMRQMKLRSVVCKTYRVQTTDSNHDHPIAPNTLNQQFKILKPNKVWVTDITYIPCRGGRLYLASVMDLCTREIVGWRLENHMETSLVLGALQDAYAAKRPKKGLLHHSDRGSQYTSHEYAKQLKEYGMESSMSRRGNCYDNACIESWHSILKKELIYCNPRFKTKEQAYQALFQYIEFYYNRKRMHGALGYLSPVRFAEQFTGKSVS; encoded by the coding sequence ATTAGCGATCGTAAAAAAAGCAGTGCACATCTTCAGCAAACCAAGGAACTAAGATTCCAGTTTATTGAAAAGCATCGCTCCGAGTTCCACTTGGAGAAGATGTGCATGTCTCTACAGGTGTCAAGGAGCGGATACTACAAGTGGCGGTTAGAAAAAACCAATACACAAAAGCTTCGTAGGACTGCCATAATGAAGCGAATTCAGTATCATTTTGCGGATCATCATAAGCGGTATGGGAGTCCGAAGATCACCGTCCTGTTACATCAAGAAGGCTACACCATTACCGAGCGTACTGTAAGCGTGTATATGCGACAAATGAAGCTTCGTTCCGTTGTGTGTAAAACGTATCGCGTGCAAACTACCGACTCCAATCATGACCACCCGATCGCTCCGAACACTTTAAACCAACAATTTAAGATCCTTAAACCCAACAAAGTATGGGTCACGGATATTACCTATATTCCTTGCCGAGGTGGACGCTTGTATCTAGCCAGTGTAATGGATCTTTGTACGCGTGAAATTGTAGGGTGGCGTCTGGAGAACCATATGGAAACTAGCCTGGTTTTGGGTGCCTTGCAAGATGCTTACGCAGCCAAACGACCCAAAAAGGGCCTATTGCATCACTCCGACCGAGGTTCTCAATATACTTCTCATGAATACGCTAAGCAATTGAAGGAATACGGCATGGAATCCAGCATGAGCCGCAGAGGCAACTGTTACGATAACGCCTGTATCGAGTCATGGCACAGCATTTTGAAGAAGGAACTTATCTATTGCAATCCACGCTTCAAAACCAAGGAGCAAGCCTACCAGGCGCTTTTTCAATACATTGAGTTTTACTATAACCGCAAGCGAATGCATGGTGCGCTGGGGTATCTTTCCCCCGTTCGTTTTGCTGAGCAATTTACTGGAAAATCTGTTTCGTGA
- a CDS encoding transposase has product MGEHRQRYNEEFKKQTVQFIQDQTKTVGDLAEELNIPKSTLHQWMSQYRELKNEPVASRDRVRELEAQLKEMSRQLQEKDNKIADVEEELAIVKKAVHIFSKPRN; this is encoded by the coding sequence ATGGGAGAACATCGACAACGGTATAACGAAGAATTCAAGAAACAGACGGTGCAATTCATTCAAGATCAAACGAAGACGGTAGGTGACTTGGCCGAAGAGCTCAACATCCCTAAAAGTACTCTTCATCAATGGATGAGCCAATACCGAGAACTGAAGAATGAACCGGTAGCCAGCAGGGATCGAGTACGAGAACTTGAGGCGCAGTTGAAAGAAATGAGTCGCCAACTTCAAGAAAAAGATAATAAGATCGCTGATGTGGAAGAAGAATTAGCGATCGTAAAAAAAGCAGTGCACATCTTCAGCAAACCAAGGAACTAA
- a CDS encoding deoxynucleoside kinase, with translation MNPYHIPENAIITVAGTVGVGKSTLTGALAKRLNFQTSLEQVDQNPYLEKFYHDFERWSFHLQIYFLAERFKEQKKMFELGGGFVQDRSIYEDTGIFAKMHADQGTMSKTDYATYTSLYEAMVMTPYFPHPDVLIYIEGSLPSILSRINERGREMEIQTDVSYWEHMHGRYSKWINEFTACPVLRLNIDDYDVNDSASMSDILVKVGNAIRKPVDKK, from the coding sequence ATGAATCCATATCATATCCCGGAAAATGCCATAATTACCGTAGCTGGAACTGTGGGGGTGGGGAAATCCACTTTAACAGGCGCTTTGGCTAAAAGACTTAATTTTCAAACCTCGTTAGAGCAGGTCGATCAAAATCCATATCTCGAAAAGTTCTATCATGATTTTGAGAGATGGAGCTTTCATCTGCAAATCTATTTCCTGGCCGAACGTTTTAAAGAACAGAAGAAGATGTTCGAACTGGGCGGTGGTTTTGTCCAAGACCGCTCCATTTATGAAGATACCGGCATTTTTGCGAAAATGCATGCGGATCAAGGTACGATGTCCAAAACGGACTATGCAACCTACACAAGCCTGTACGAAGCTATGGTCATGACGCCGTACTTCCCGCACCCTGATGTGCTAATTTATATTGAAGGCAGCCTGCCTTCCATCCTGTCACGAATTAATGAACGTGGTCGTGAGATGGAAATTCAAACGGATGTTTCCTACTGGGAGCATATGCATGGCAGATATTCGAAATGGATCAACGAGTTTACAGCTTGCCCAGTGCTCCGTTTGAACATTGATGATTATGATGTGAATGATTCGGCTTCGATGTCGGATATTCTTGTAAAGGTAGGCAATGCGATTCGTAAGCCTGTCGACAAAAAATAA
- a CDS encoding deoxynucleoside kinase yields MKHAPFIAVEGPIGAGKTTLASMLAEELNLPIIKEIVDENPFLAKFYENMDDWSFQLEMFFLCNRYKQLEDTVTQYIDKGKPVISDYHIYKNLIFGERTLNGTKREKYRQIYHVLTDDLPKPNIILYIKANLDKLLTRIEKRGRPFEEGMDTAYLEQLIIDYDDAMTSLAIQEPSTVIITIDGNAVDFVENPEHFTEIVSYIKELMK; encoded by the coding sequence ATGAAACATGCGCCGTTTATTGCAGTGGAAGGCCCAATCGGGGCTGGTAAAACAACATTAGCTTCTATGCTAGCAGAGGAATTAAATTTACCGATCATTAAAGAGATTGTCGATGAGAATCCGTTTCTAGCTAAATTTTATGAGAATATGGACGATTGGAGCTTTCAGCTGGAGATGTTTTTTCTCTGTAATCGGTATAAGCAGCTTGAAGATACTGTGACGCAGTACATAGATAAAGGGAAACCGGTCATTTCGGATTACCATATTTATAAGAACCTCATCTTTGGAGAACGAACGCTGAATGGAACGAAACGGGAAAAGTATCGGCAAATTTATCATGTGCTTACGGATGATCTGCCAAAGCCAAATATCATTCTCTATATTAAAGCCAATTTAGATAAGTTATTAACAAGAATTGAAAAACGTGGGCGGCCTTTTGAAGAGGGAATGGATACTGCGTATTTGGAGCAATTAATTATAGATTATGATGACGCTATGACCTCTCTAGCCATTCAGGAGCCTTCGACCGTAATTATTACTATTGATGGAAATGCAGTTGATTTCGTGGAGAATCCAGAACACTTCACTGAAATTGTCTCTTATATAAAGGAGCTAATGAAATGA
- a CDS encoding IS3 family transposase (programmed frameshift): MEQKKFTALEKLTILQEIECGQISLKAAARKYDLSKTSVVKWRRRYQLYGYEGLEVRSHNQKYSPELKLQAVRDYLEEKLSQSQIIYKYKIASTTQLANWIKKYNGHSNSLTANLGGTRAMTKGRATTWQERMDIVLYCLSNGQDYTKTATHFHVSYQQVYSWVKKYEAGGEEALQDGRGRTKAPEELTEADRHKLAMQKLEYENARLRAEKCFSKKVRGTRKEETLSHVRQEDIYLAIQAVQQEESCSIQLLCDIAGISRSSYYKWLNREPSSRETDNKKLTEAMLLLYEKVERTFGYRQLTLHLRRQMDKSINAKRVYRLMRLQGIQSVIRRKRKKYIGSTPQQVAENVLNRNFEAEAPNQKWVTDVTEFKYGNGKKAYLSAIKDLYDKSIVAYVLGHSNNNSLVFNTLELALQAAPESRSLLHSDRGFQYTSLNFKKMLDDAQLKQSMSRVGCCIDNGPMESFWGTLKCEKFYLHTYQTFEELQTDIDSYIHFYNNERLQAKLNGLSPIEFRTKAA; the protein is encoded by the exons ATGGAACAAAAAAAGTTTACGGCACTTGAAAAATTAACGATTCTCCAAGAAATTGAATGCGGCCAAATTAGTTTAAAAGCTGCGGCTCGAAAATACGACTTATCCAAAACATCTGTAGTGAAGTGGCGAAGACGTTATCAATTGTACGGTTACGAAGGCCTGGAGGTGCGATCCCACAATCAAAAGTATTCGCCAGAGCTCAAACTCCAAGCAGTTAGGGATTATCTCGAGGAGAAATTGTCGCAAAGCCAAATCATCTACAAGTATAAGATTGCAAGCACAACCCAACTTGCCAATTGGATTAAGAAGTATAATGGTCATAGCAACAGCTTAACTGCTAATTTAGGAGGAACTAGAGCTATGACCAAAGGACGCGCAACCACTTGGCAGGAGCGGATGGATATTGTGCTGTACTGTCTTTCAAATGGACAAGACTATACGAAGACAGCAACCCATTTTCACGTTTCTTACCAACAAGTATATAGCTGGGTAAAGAAGTACGAAGCAGGTGGTGAAGAGGCGTTACAAGACGGCAGAGGACGCACCAAAGCGCCTGAAGAACTTACCGAAGCAGATCGCCACAAACTCGCGATGCAAAAGCTGGAATACGAGAATGCACGCCTGCGTGCGGAGA AATGCTTTTCTAAAAAAGTTAGAGGAACTCGAAAGGAGGAGACGTTAAGTCACGTTCGTCAGGAGGACATCTACCTGGCGATTCAGGCTGTTCAGCAAGAGGAGTCTTGCTCCATTCAGCTTTTGTGTGATATCGCTGGGATTTCGCGGTCAAGCTACTACAAATGGTTGAATCGTGAACCCAGTTCCCGAGAAACCGACAACAAGAAACTGACAGAGGCTATGCTCCTCTTGTATGAGAAGGTGGAACGGACCTTTGGGTATCGTCAATTGACCCTACATTTGCGCAGACAAATGGACAAATCTATTAATGCTAAGCGAGTGTACCGCCTTATGAGACTCCAGGGCATCCAGTCTGTCATCCGCAGAAAGAGAAAGAAGTACATAGGCTCTACGCCTCAGCAGGTCGCAGAGAATGTGCTGAACCGTAACTTTGAGGCGGAAGCTCCAAACCAAAAATGGGTAACGGATGTAACAGAATTCAAATATGGCAACGGCAAGAAGGCGTATTTAAGTGCAATAAAAGATCTGTATGACAAGTCCATTGTTGCTTACGTTCTGGGCCATTCCAATAATAATTCGCTAGTTTTTAACACGCTGGAATTAGCTTTGCAGGCAGCGCCGGAGAGCCGATCCTTACTCCATAGTGACCGTGGTTTCCAGTATACCTCTCTGAATTTTAAGAAGATGCTGGACGATGCACAACTGAAGCAAAGCATGTCCCGAGTGGGCTGTTGCATTGACAATGGGCCGATGGAATCCTTCTGGGGAACATTGAAATGTGAAAAGTTCTACTTACATACCTACCAGACCTTTGAAGAACTTCAAACAGATATTGATAGCTACATTCACTTTTACAATAACGAACGGTTACAGGCAAAACTAAACGGCCTCAGTCCCATTGAATTTAGGACTAAGGCCGCTTAA
- a CDS encoding saccharopine dehydrogenase family protein, with amino-acid sequence MGKALIIGAGGVSSVVVHKCCQNPDVFEEICIASRTVAKCDALKDKLAGGRTKISTAQLDADNTDEVIELIKSFEPDVVINVALPYQDLTIMDACLATGVHYLDTANYEPQDTAKFEYSWQWAYKERFEKAGLTALLGSGFDPGVTGVFTAYAQKHYFDEIHTIDIVDANAGDHGYPFATNFNPEINIREITANGRYFENGEWIETAPLSEKKVYDLPEIGPKDIYLLYHEELESLAVNIKGVKKIRFWMTFSQNYLTHLKVLENVGMTSIEPIMYEGKEIVPLQFLKAILPDPASLGPRTKGKTNIGCIIQGTKDGKPKTYYVYNVCDHEECYAEVGSQAISYTTGVPAMIGAMLIIKGIWKKPGVFNVEEFDPDPFMEALNKYGLPWQEDFSPTLLD; translated from the coding sequence TTGGGAAAAGCGTTAATTATTGGCGCTGGTGGTGTTTCCAGTGTTGTTGTTCACAAATGCTGCCAGAACCCGGATGTATTTGAAGAGATCTGCATCGCTAGCAGAACTGTCGCGAAATGTGACGCTCTGAAAGATAAATTAGCCGGAGGCCGCACGAAGATTTCTACCGCTCAGCTTGATGCAGATAATACGGATGAAGTCATTGAATTGATTAAGAGCTTTGAGCCAGATGTCGTTATTAATGTCGCTCTCCCATATCAAGACCTAACGATTATGGATGCATGCCTGGCAACAGGAGTGCACTATTTAGATACTGCTAACTATGAACCACAAGATACAGCGAAATTTGAATACTCTTGGCAGTGGGCTTACAAAGAAAGATTCGAAAAAGCAGGTCTTACCGCGTTGCTGGGCAGTGGATTTGATCCGGGTGTAACGGGTGTGTTCACGGCTTACGCTCAAAAGCACTATTTTGATGAGATTCATACCATTGATATTGTAGATGCTAATGCGGGAGATCACGGATATCCGTTTGCAACAAACTTTAATCCTGAAATCAATATTCGTGAAATTACAGCCAATGGCCGCTATTTCGAGAATGGTGAGTGGATTGAAACTGCACCGCTTTCTGAGAAAAAAGTATACGATCTTCCTGAGATTGGCCCTAAGGATATTTATCTTTTGTATCATGAAGAATTGGAATCCTTGGCCGTTAACATCAAAGGTGTGAAGAAGATCCGTTTTTGGATGACCTTCTCACAGAACTACCTGACTCACTTGAAAGTACTTGAGAATGTCGGCATGACTTCTATAGAGCCAATCATGTATGAAGGTAAAGAGATCGTTCCTCTTCAATTTTTGAAGGCTATTTTGCCGGACCCAGCTTCCCTAGGACCAAGAACAAAAGGTAAAACTAACATTGGATGTATCATCCAAGGAACCAAAGACGGAAAGCCAAAAACTTATTATGTATACAATGTTTGCGATCATGAAGAGTGCTATGCAGAGGTTGGCTCCCAAGCCATTTCTTACACAACAGGCGTTCCTGCAATGATCGGAGCTATGTTAATTATAAAAGGAATCTGGAAGAAACCAGGTGTATTCAACGTCGAAGAGTTCGATCCAGATCCATTCATGGAAGCTCTAAATAAATATGGTCTGCCTTGGCAAGAAGATTTCTCGCCAACGCTGCTTGACTAA
- a CDS encoding DUF5808 domain-containing protein, with amino-acid sequence MRFLYTDDDEYWINGTTYNNPNDRSVMVPKRLGIGTTINIGTKTGKSIYYGLFVFIALLLIGTGGGDGRSG; translated from the coding sequence ATGAGATTCTTATACACGGATGATGATGAATATTGGATCAATGGGACAACGTATAATAACCCTAATGATCGCTCTGTTATGGTTCCGAAGCGGCTTGGAATTGGAACTACGATTAATATTGGGACAAAAACGGGTAAGAGTATATATTACGGCCTCTTTGTATTCATTGCACTGCTGTTGATCGGGACGGGGGGGGGGGATGGGCGTTCAGGCTGA
- a CDS encoding GntR family transcriptional regulator: MPIKNKDKSHLYLDVYDKILKLINEGVYPVGSKLPAELELSKMMNVSRMTLRQALSLLQEDGYIVTIHGQGNFIKDNTKLRSVGLEKIGDTVSNCCTEAIDDIDSDFRLEFVNDYDYIKKLFGINSAVCIGFNRWYKSKNEIVAHTFSILPSEIASKFQVNLNDKECLFELLEERIYEYAHSSTIEVKFTKSVISTSTHRLHSNNDLYTLLIESLYDSIGHVILQNKIYIPTEFSSIKINRINK; encoded by the coding sequence ATGCCGATTAAAAATAAAGACAAGTCCCATCTATATTTGGATGTTTATGATAAAATACTAAAACTAATTAATGAGGGAGTTTATCCGGTGGGGAGTAAGTTGCCTGCGGAATTGGAACTTTCCAAAATGATGAATGTTAGTAGGATGACTTTACGCCAAGCCTTAAGCTTACTTCAAGAAGATGGCTATATCGTGACGATCCATGGACAAGGAAACTTTATTAAAGATAATACAAAATTACGAAGTGTTGGATTAGAGAAAATAGGGGATACAGTTTCTAATTGTTGTACGGAAGCTATTGATGACATTGATTCCGACTTTCGCCTTGAATTTGTCAACGATTATGATTATATAAAAAAACTGTTCGGTATTAATTCGGCAGTGTGTATTGGATTTAACAGGTGGTACAAAAGTAAAAATGAAATTGTTGCGCACACCTTTTCCATACTGCCAAGTGAAATCGCTTCAAAATTCCAAGTAAATCTTAATGATAAAGAATGCCTTTTCGAATTGCTTGAAGAACGAATTTATGAATATGCACATTCTTCGACAATAGAAGTTAAATTTACAAAATCCGTTATTTCCACTTCGACCCATCGACTCCATTCAAACAATGATTTATATACACTATTAATTGAGAGTTTATATGATTCGATTGGCCATGTTATTCTCCAGAATAAAATATATATACCGACCGAATTCAGTTCGATTAAAATTAATCGGATAAATAAATAG
- a CDS encoding alpha/beta fold hydrolase, whose amino-acid sequence MKEQFVSIPNGSHNIPGIMVSPSGATKDKPVPIVLLLHGTGGNKNELGDIYKRLAAQLASRGYASLRIDFAGGGDSSQPYVENNFDDSVADTLKSVEFIANDSGIDNNRIGVLGYSQGGRIAQVVAGRVPKVKALATWSSAPSNGVEDLELIFKLDDEAYAKGSVIVTMPWGTQLEFGEKFFTAMKNSRALDEVAKYNGPLLAIGGSEDPVVPPKLARKLVQHAGSTDATLRIIDGADHGFKIYVGDKLNPDQSIAEGLLKITTDWFTEKL is encoded by the coding sequence ATGAAAGAACAATTCGTATCGATTCCTAACGGAAGTCATAATATTCCTGGTATAATGGTAAGCCCATCAGGAGCAACAAAGGACAAACCAGTTCCTATTGTATTGCTGTTGCATGGTACGGGTGGTAATAAAAATGAACTTGGAGATATCTACAAACGACTAGCTGCTCAATTAGCATCAAGAGGATATGCATCTTTGCGGATCGACTTTGCAGGAGGTGGGGATAGTTCTCAACCTTATGTTGAGAATAATTTTGATGATTCAGTCGCGGACACTCTGAAATCGGTCGAATTCATCGCCAATGATTCAGGAATAGATAATAATCGGATCGGTGTATTGGGTTACAGCCAAGGAGGGCGAATAGCGCAAGTAGTAGCAGGCCGCGTGCCAAAAGTTAAAGCACTTGCTACCTGGTCATCCGCGCCGTCAAACGGTGTAGAAGATTTAGAGCTTATTTTCAAACTTGACGATGAAGCCTATGCGAAAGGTTCAGTTATCGTTACAATGCCATGGGGTACTCAATTAGAATTTGGTGAAAAATTCTTTACAGCGATGAAAAATTCACGTGCACTTGATGAGGTTGCCAAATATAATGGCCCATTACTAGCAATTGGAGGTTCTGAAGATCCTGTCGTTCCACCTAAATTGGCAAGGAAATTAGTGCAACATGCTGGAAGTACCGATGCGACTTTGCGTATTATTGATGGAGCAGATCATGGTTTCAAAATATACGTTGGTGACAAATTAAATCCTGATCAATCTATTGCAGAGGGTCTGTTAAAGATAACAACGGACTGGTTTACTGAAAAACTTTAA